The Methanothrix sp. genome segment TCACCGACTACGAGCGTCTTCTCCGGCTCGAGGAGCTTGTAGAGACTATCCTGACCAGGATCGATGAGCTCGAGTCAAAGATCGGTGAGTTCGAGTCGAAACTTGATGGTGTAAACGAATCTCTTCTGATTGAGATCGCCATGGATCGAAAGAGGATCACGAAGCTCGAGCACGACGAGTCCGTGTCGGCAAAGACTGCTGCGAGGCATCTCGATTCTCTGTACCAGGCGATGATCTCCAGCGGGCTGAAGCAGGTAACGTTCAAGCGTGCTTCAATGCTGATCGGGATATCGTACAGCCACGCCTGTCGACTCAGCGCTATGATTGAAGATGATCCGAGGTTCAAGCTGGTTAAGGATCAGCAGCACAAGCAGAGGTGGTTGATAAGGCTGAACACTTCAGCGTGAAGTTTAGAACGTAAAACCGTCTCATGCAATAGTTATGGTTTTGGAGGATTTGGGCCCAAATCCTCCGGCTGGTAACACGATCGCTGAAAAATATGCGCGTGTTACAATATAAGTTAGTGTGGAGAAGGAGAAGGAATCGAAAAGAGATATATAAAAACTGTGGTGGAAACGAGAGGTGTGCCATAGTTCCCCTAAAACCATAACTATTGCATGAGATGGTTTACTTCTTAGGAGATTTTGAGGATGTTTTGAGGAGGTTGAAGTCGTATGAAAATCTCGGCAGGATGCTGCTGCGGGCCGATCGACGCTTCGAGGCTGATCGAAGAGTCGGGCGTATCGTATGAGGATATCGAGGAGATCTACGTGCAGACGTGCAAAGCTGTGGTCTGCATCAAGCTCCGGAGCGGCGAGGTTCGCGTGATTCATGAAAAGGAATCGAAGGACTACAGCGAACTCTTATGGGTTCCTGATGGACTTCGGTAATTGGAGGCGCTTTGATGGAGCTCATCCTGGATATCGAGACGATTCCAGCAGAGCAGGAGGTTCTCGAGCAATACTGCTCTCTTTTTCCGCACAAGAAGAAGCCGAAAGAAGCTCCAGCGCTGCATCCGTGCACCGCACGGATCGTGGCGGTGGGGCTCAAGCCGCTGGGAGATACTCCTCTGGTCCTGATCGGGAGAACCATGTCCGAGCAGGATCTCCTGGAGCGAACGAGAGATTACCTCGAGGACGTTCGACCGAGCAAGTATATCACGTTCAACGGTACTGCGTTCGACTTTCCTATGCTCCGACTTCGAGCGGCGGCTCTCGGTGTGCAAGGTCTCGGTCGACTACTTCCTACAGCGCGCAGCCCCCGGAACTTCGATCTGTACCATTTCTTCAGATGGGACATGCCGCTCACGCTCTCCGAGCTCTCGATGCTGGTGCTGGGCCGACCGAAGGAGCTCTCGGGAGCAGACGTCGCAGAGCTGTACAAGCGTGGCGATCTAGAGGCAATATGCGAGTACAACATCCATGATCTGGAGATAATCGAGGCGCTGTACCAGCTCAGGGAGGATCTGTTTGGCAGTATTCCGTGA includes the following:
- a CDS encoding 3'-5' exonuclease translates to MELILDIETIPAEQEVLEQYCSLFPHKKKPKEAPALHPCTARIVAVGLKPLGDTPLVLIGRTMSEQDLLERTRDYLEDVRPSKYITFNGTAFDFPMLRLRAAALGVQGLGRLLPTARSPRNFDLYHFFRWDMPLTLSELSMLVLGRPKELSGADVAELYKRGDLEAICEYNIHDLEIIEALYQLREDLFGSIP